Proteins found in one Paenibacillus dendritiformis genomic segment:
- a CDS encoding DNA polymerase has protein sequence MTVLQIDLETFSSVDLKKCGVHRYVEAPDFEILLFGFAFDDDPVEVIDLTAFEDVPKDVMDALRSDVIKTAFNAGFERTALSRYFGIDCNPDYWRCTAVHALTLGLPGYLEGVADVLKLSAQKDAKGKALIKYFSVPCKPTKANGKRTRNYPHHDPEKWQQYIEYNRQDVVVERAIRRKLERFPVPVHEWHLWALDQQINDRGVHLDPELFNAAIACDAEYGARLTEEAKELTGLDNPNSDVQLKAWLAEHGLEAGSLAKEHMPALLDAAPDDETSRALELRQEMGKTSVDKYNAMHRSICSDGRARGLLQFCGANRTWRWAGRLIQVQNLPQNKIEDLTLARETLRSGDFELLEMLYGAPPFVLSQLIRTAFIPAAGCRFIVSDFSAIEARVVAWLADEQWVLEVFRGHGKIYEATASQMFGIPFETIVKGHENYRYRAPGKVAVLACGYQGGPNAMAAMDSKKEIDPDDYPRLVKQWRDANPNIRRLWYKAEEAAVTAVREKTAVKLAHGVQYRYEAGMLFADLPSGRSLAYVNPRIKPDPNFGKDGIVFDGMDQVKKKWMSHRTYGGRLVENLVQAIARDCLAVAMTRLAAEGYEIVMHVHDEVVLDVPVGTGSVEHVTEIMGRPIDWAPGLPLQAAGFECDFYQKD, from the coding sequence ATGACTGTCCTGCAAATCGACCTTGAAACGTTCAGCAGTGTGGACCTAAAGAAGTGCGGCGTTCATCGATATGTAGAAGCGCCAGATTTCGAGATTCTGTTGTTCGGCTTCGCCTTTGACGACGATCCGGTTGAAGTTATCGACCTGACCGCGTTCGAGGACGTCCCGAAGGATGTAATGGATGCTTTGCGCTCCGACGTAATCAAGACGGCATTTAATGCTGGATTTGAGCGGACAGCGCTCTCCCGGTATTTCGGCATTGATTGCAACCCGGATTATTGGCGATGCACAGCTGTTCACGCGCTGACGCTGGGGTTGCCGGGGTATCTGGAAGGAGTGGCCGACGTGCTGAAACTCTCGGCCCAGAAGGACGCTAAGGGCAAGGCGTTGATTAAGTACTTCTCCGTACCGTGTAAGCCGACAAAGGCTAACGGGAAACGGACTCGAAACTATCCGCACCATGATCCTGAGAAATGGCAGCAGTATATCGAATACAACAGGCAGGACGTTGTCGTTGAAAGAGCGATCCGCCGTAAGCTGGAGCGCTTCCCCGTGCCAGTACACGAGTGGCACCTGTGGGCGTTGGACCAACAAATCAACGATCGGGGAGTCCATCTGGATCCTGAGCTCTTCAATGCAGCTATCGCCTGTGATGCAGAATATGGGGCGCGATTGACAGAAGAGGCCAAGGAGCTGACCGGGTTGGACAACCCGAATAGCGACGTGCAGCTCAAGGCATGGCTTGCAGAGCACGGCCTGGAGGCGGGGAGTCTTGCGAAGGAGCATATGCCTGCGCTGCTGGATGCGGCGCCGGATGACGAGACAAGCCGAGCGTTGGAGCTCCGGCAGGAGATGGGCAAGACGAGCGTGGACAAATACAACGCCATGCATCGGTCGATCTGCAGTGACGGCCGCGCCCGGGGGCTGCTGCAATTCTGCGGTGCCAACCGGACATGGCGCTGGGCGGGGAGGCTCATCCAAGTTCAGAACCTGCCGCAGAACAAAATCGAAGACCTGACGCTGGCACGGGAGACGCTGCGCAGCGGTGACTTCGAACTGCTTGAGATGCTCTACGGCGCGCCGCCTTTTGTACTGTCCCAGCTCATCCGTACCGCATTCATCCCGGCGGCGGGCTGTCGCTTCATCGTCAGTGACTTTTCAGCTATCGAGGCTCGCGTCGTTGCCTGGCTGGCAGATGAGCAATGGGTCCTGGAAGTCTTCCGTGGCCACGGCAAGATATACGAAGCCACGGCGTCGCAGATGTTTGGAATACCGTTCGAGACGATTGTCAAAGGGCATGAAAACTATAGATATCGTGCACCCGGTAAAGTAGCTGTACTGGCTTGTGGTTACCAAGGCGGCCCGAATGCAATGGCTGCTATGGACTCAAAAAAGGAGATTGACCCGGACGATTATCCGCGCCTTGTCAAGCAATGGAGGGACGCGAACCCGAATATAAGAAGGCTCTGGTACAAAGCCGAGGAAGCCGCTGTAACCGCTGTACGAGAGAAGACGGCCGTCAAGCTGGCGCACGGGGTTCAGTACCGCTACGAGGCGGGCATGTTGTTCGCGGATCTTCCGAGCGGCCGCAGCCTGGCATACGTGAATCCGCGAATCAAGCCGGATCCGAATTTCGGCAAGGATGGCATCGTCTTCGACGGCATGGACCAGGTCAAGAAAAAGTGGATGTCGCACCGAACGTATGGCGGCCGACTGGTGGAGAATCTGGTCCAAGCGATTGCACGGGATTGCCTGGCCGTCGCGATGACACGGCTCGCTGCGGAAGGATACGAGATTGTGATGCATGTGCATGACGAGGTTGTACTGGATGTGCCGGTAGGCACTGGATCCGTGGAGCATGTTACGGAGATTATGGGGCGGCCGATTGATTGGGCGCCAGGGCTGCCACTCCAGGCTGCGGGCTTTGAGTGTGATTTCTATCAAAAGGACTGA
- a CDS encoding DUF2815 family protein — protein sequence MTIDNQSTKVITGKVRLSYANVWEPQSVDGGDPKYSVSILIPKDDKETLRKIKAATDLLKEQAKAKYNGKLPAKFHTPLRDGDEERPDDEAYAGHYFFNASSKNKPGIAKPIGKGSDGKTKFQEITDTTEVYSGCYAKVSVNFYLFDTKGNKGIAAGLNNIVKVQDGDFLGGRSSVNDDFGDEDFDIDDVDDDEDFLG from the coding sequence ATGACAATTGATAACCAATCAACAAAGGTAATTACGGGCAAGGTACGTCTGAGCTATGCGAATGTTTGGGAACCGCAATCTGTTGACGGGGGAGACCCGAAATATAGCGTTTCGATTTTGATCCCAAAAGATGATAAGGAGACATTGCGCAAAATTAAGGCTGCCACCGACCTGCTGAAAGAGCAGGCAAAAGCGAAGTATAACGGGAAACTTCCGGCTAAATTCCATACACCGCTTCGGGATGGGGATGAGGAACGCCCGGATGACGAGGCTTATGCTGGCCATTATTTCTTCAACGCATCTAGCAAGAACAAACCGGGTATTGCCAAGCCGATCGGGAAAGGCTCCGATGGAAAAACGAAGTTTCAGGAGATTACTGACACAACAGAGGTTTATAGCGGCTGCTACGCTAAGGTGTCTGTCAACTTCTATCTTTTCGACACGAAAGGGAATAAGGGTATCGCTGCTGGCTTGAACAACATCGTGAAAGTGCAGGATGGTGACTTCCTGGGCGGCCGTAGCAGCGTAAATGATGACTTTGGCGATGAGGATTTCGACATCGATGACGTTGACGACGACGAGGATTTTTTAGGCTAG
- a CDS encoding DUF2800 domain-containing protein, whose product MTQPAHAERDHALLGGSGAERWINCPPSARLCEHIEDKRSEYADEGTAAHELAELKLSRSIKPCNSKRRAELEAGLQFFIAVNQYYNAEMENAVQEYVDFVEERFLEAKARSSDAIVSLEERLDFTKWVPEGYGTGDVVLISDDVLEIIDLKYGKGQQVSAVGNPQIRLYALGAWSAYNWMFDIQEVRMTIVQPRLDSVSTDTMPIDGLLEWAETVVKPAAALAYAGEGGFKAGSHCRWCKVKGNCRARADENMKALVYEFQDPALLSNEEIGSILFVAEQLQAWAKDVADYAFEQAKVGKRIPQWKLVEGRSNRVISDKDVAWKTLEEANLEPDKYLKPRELRGIGELEKRIGKKELAKLLDELIIKPPGKPVLVPETDPRAELNSLEDEFADVGFEV is encoded by the coding sequence ATGACACAGCCGGCGCATGCTGAACGTGATCACGCCTTACTCGGAGGATCAGGGGCTGAACGGTGGATCAACTGCCCGCCGAGTGCCCGGCTTTGTGAGCACATAGAAGATAAGCGCAGCGAGTACGCAGACGAGGGGACAGCGGCGCATGAGCTTGCTGAGTTGAAGCTGAGCCGTAGCATAAAACCGTGCAATTCCAAACGTCGAGCCGAATTGGAAGCAGGATTGCAGTTTTTTATAGCGGTTAACCAATATTACAATGCAGAAATGGAGAACGCTGTCCAGGAATATGTTGACTTTGTCGAAGAACGCTTTTTGGAGGCAAAGGCCCGATCTTCGGATGCCATCGTTTCACTTGAGGAGCGCCTGGATTTTACAAAGTGGGTACCGGAGGGTTACGGCACTGGTGACGTGGTCCTGATATCGGACGACGTGCTTGAAATAATTGATCTGAAATACGGGAAAGGCCAACAGGTCAGCGCGGTCGGTAATCCGCAGATACGGCTATATGCCCTTGGCGCCTGGTCTGCTTACAACTGGATGTTTGATATTCAAGAGGTCCGCATGACCATTGTGCAGCCGCGTCTGGATAGTGTCAGCACGGACACTATGCCAATCGATGGCCTGCTGGAATGGGCGGAGACTGTGGTCAAGCCTGCTGCGGCGCTGGCCTACGCCGGCGAGGGGGGATTTAAGGCAGGCAGCCACTGCCGCTGGTGCAAGGTGAAAGGGAACTGCCGAGCCCGTGCTGATGAGAACATGAAGGCGTTGGTTTACGAGTTTCAGGATCCGGCATTGCTTTCTAATGAAGAAATCGGATCGATTCTTTTTGTTGCCGAGCAGTTGCAAGCGTGGGCGAAGGATGTCGCTGACTATGCCTTCGAACAGGCGAAAGTTGGGAAGCGGATCCCGCAATGGAAGCTTGTTGAAGGCCGGAGCAATAGGGTCATTTCTGACAAAGACGTAGCTTGGAAGACTCTTGAAGAGGCGAACTTGGAGCCGGACAAATATCTCAAACCGCGGGAGCTTCGCGGCATCGGCGAGCTGGAGAAACGGATCGGCAAGAAAGAGCTGGCAAAGCTCCTGGACGAACTGATTATTAAGCCGCCCGGTAAACCAGTGCTTGTTCCGGAGACGGACCCACGCGCGGAGTTGAACAGCTTGGAAGATGAGTTTGCCGACGTGGGGTTTGAGGTGTAG
- a CDS encoding group-specific protein, protein MVTVQVDESHVKEMCREKIEAFLKEVDGEYVFWDSAELQRRTCMSWNFIQDTFFFDSRFPKRKVRTKWLFPARETRSFLEQWLKEQPTM, encoded by the coding sequence CTGGTAACGGTTCAAGTTGATGAATCTCATGTTAAAGAAATGTGTCGTGAAAAAATCGAAGCGTTTCTCAAGGAAGTAGACGGTGAGTATGTATTCTGGGACTCGGCGGAGTTACAGCGGCGAACGTGTATGAGCTGGAACTTCATTCAGGATACCTTCTTCTTCGACTCCCGTTTCCCAAAAAGGAAGGTGAGAACAAAATGGCTGTTTCCGGCAAGGGAAACACGGAGTTTCCTGGAGCAGTGGCTGAAGGAACAACCAACGATGTAA
- a CDS encoding phage antirepressor Ant → MNDLIPTQSNEQGNLLVSGRDLHEFLEVKTRYNDWIVRMIEYGFTESIDFVTVTQKRVTAQGNESTYIDHHIKIEMAKEISMIQRNEKGKQARQYFLELERRWNSPEMVIKRAHEYLERKVAALTTDNLVLTQQVHELQPKASYYDMVLQNKSLLSVSKIAKDYGLSARALNQKLYELGVQYKQGDIWLLYAKYQDKGYTQTTTHVIDADKSRVSTKWTQKGRLFIYDLLKQEGILPIIEREAAS, encoded by the coding sequence ATGAACGATTTGATTCCAACGCAATCGAATGAGCAGGGTAATCTGCTTGTGAGTGGTCGCGATCTTCATGAGTTTTTAGAGGTTAAAACTCGCTATAACGATTGGATTGTACGCATGATTGAATACGGATTTACTGAAAGCATCGACTTCGTAACTGTTACTCAAAAAAGAGTAACAGCTCAAGGCAATGAATCAACCTACATTGACCACCACATCAAAATCGAGATGGCCAAGGAAATATCCATGATTCAGCGCAATGAGAAGGGGAAGCAAGCCCGGCAGTATTTCCTTGAGCTGGAGCGTAGATGGAACAGTCCGGAAATGGTCATTAAGCGGGCTCACGAGTACCTCGAAAGAAAGGTAGCAGCCTTGACGACTGATAACCTCGTACTTACACAGCAGGTCCATGAGTTGCAGCCGAAAGCTTCCTATTATGACATGGTACTGCAAAACAAATCTTTATTGTCAGTATCTAAAATCGCTAAGGATTACGGCTTGAGTGCTAGAGCTCTCAATCAGAAATTATATGAGCTTGGCGTTCAATACAAGCAAGGCGACATCTGGCTGCTCTACGCGAAATACCAGGATAAAGGTTACACGCAGACAACTACACATGTCATCGACGCTGATAAATCGCGTGTAAGCACTAAATGGACCCAAAAAGGACGGCTTTTCATCTACGACCTACTTAAACAAGAAGGGATCCTCCCAATAATAGAAAGGGAGGCCGCGTCATGA
- a CDS encoding helix-turn-helix domain-containing protein — protein MPHYTEFGAEARKIMLQKDIKMVHIARELGISCTYVSEIFKGTRKGKKYKPAIAKMLGMESELNQ, from the coding sequence ATGCCGCACTACACTGAGTTCGGAGCAGAAGCCAGAAAAATCATGCTTCAAAAGGACATCAAGATGGTTCACATCGCAAGGGAGTTAGGTATTTCCTGTACGTATGTCTCGGAAATCTTCAAAGGCACGAGGAAAGGAAAGAAGTATAAGCCGGCAATCGCAAAAATGCTCGGCATGGAAAGCGAGCTAAATCAATGA
- a CDS encoding helix-turn-helix domain-containing protein has product MSLVRRIQELCGSKNTTLIGLEREIGLGRGTIRNWDKNSPSIDKVQKVAEYFGVSADYLLYGFNKGEFTSLINLVRYKRSIKEFSLDTGIDEYYLNRLCSGIEYTQPTIDIVLNIAISNDNDWLVDAESLFKAAGYDLKEISGDLLTDVPLELLHHYQEQGMSETKMAIAYAKFRKAELRDAMSEPSYEEDINNDIHTIAAHHDGEEWTEEELEEIERFKEFIRMKRAKDKQE; this is encoded by the coding sequence ATGTCTTTAGTAAGACGTATTCAAGAATTATGTGGTAGTAAAAACACTACCCTGATTGGATTAGAAAGGGAGATTGGGCTTGGTAGAGGAACTATCCGTAATTGGGATAAAAATTCCCCTTCAATTGATAAAGTACAGAAAGTGGCTGAATACTTTGGTGTCTCTGCTGATTACTTGCTTTACGGGTTCAATAAAGGCGAGTTCACTTCACTTATTAACTTGGTTAGGTATAAAAGATCTATAAAAGAGTTTTCCTTAGATACAGGCATAGATGAGTATTATTTAAATAGGCTTTGTTCGGGTATCGAGTACACGCAGCCTACCATTGATATCGTTTTGAATATCGCAATCAGCAACGACAACGACTGGTTAGTTGATGCCGAATCACTTTTTAAAGCGGCGGGGTACGACCTAAAAGAAATAAGTGGCGATTTACTAACGGATGTACCTCTAGAATTACTGCATCATTACCAAGAGCAGGGCATGTCTGAAACCAAAATGGCGATAGCTTATGCAAAATTCAGAAAAGCTGAGTTAAGAGACGCAATGTCAGAGCCAAGCTATGAGGAGGATATAAATAACGACATCCATACCATCGCTGCCCACCACGACGGAGAAGAATGGACAGAGGAAGAGCTCGAAGAAATTGAGCGATTCAAAGAATTTATCCGCATGAAGAGAGCAAAAGACAAGCAGGAGTGA
- a CDS encoding ImmA/IrrE family metallo-endopeptidase translates to MAYELLLREAEQQGVDVYELPLKGGLKGLYHRNAICINRRLSRITEKTCILAEELGHYHTSAGNILDQSDVRNRKQEQRARSWAYERLVPLNTIVQAHRLGVRNRFELAEYLNVTEEFLESVLKRYQEKYGLCVPVGKYTVCFEPLGVIEFFE, encoded by the coding sequence ATGGCATATGAGTTGCTACTGAGAGAGGCGGAACAACAAGGGGTTGACGTGTACGAACTCCCCCTAAAAGGTGGGTTAAAGGGTCTGTACCACAGGAATGCTATTTGCATAAACCGCCGTCTCTCTCGAATAACAGAAAAAACTTGCATCCTTGCCGAGGAGTTAGGGCATTACCATACATCGGCCGGTAACATATTGGATCAATCGGATGTACGCAACCGAAAACAAGAGCAGCGGGCACGTAGCTGGGCATATGAAAGGCTCGTCCCACTAAACACCATTGTACAAGCCCACCGACTAGGGGTCCGTAATCGCTTTGAGCTCGCCGAATACCTCAATGTGACTGAGGAGTTTCTTGAGTCGGTCTTAAAGCGGTATCAAGAAAAATATGGATTATGTGTCCCCGTTGGTAAGTACACCGTCTGCTTTGAACCACTAGGCGTCATAGAATTTTTCGAGTAA
- a CDS encoding site-specific integrase has translation MASFRKRGETWEYRITYTDRRTGKRREKTKGGFLTKKKAQLAAAKEELKIDQFGFAENGDQNVKEYMEQWLEVFKKPAVKINTYLLQERNVRLNIIPRWGNYQLKEITRVEVQKWVNELRDHYSEGTTRRIVSILSCAIDNAVHDFGILRENPIKKIKVTKDESEDKDKIKYFTVKELDKFLAACVPIAKSKYGHMRKYQALFGLISRTGLRIGEALALTWDDFDLKAGTVSVSKTLTYPLNSDPRVTTPKTKKSNRTIKIDDGTVELMKKHRVNMAETILMYPNFKKSDRDLVFHQEDGRWLRINVVREYMKEVCKRVGLPLLSPHALRHSHAVHLLEAGATIKYVAERLGHSSIKTTERYLHVTKKIEKDALDLYARYLAR, from the coding sequence ATGGCATCTTTCAGAAAACGCGGCGAAACTTGGGAGTACCGAATAACTTACACCGATCGCCGTACTGGGAAACGAAGGGAGAAAACGAAGGGGGGATTCCTTACCAAGAAAAAGGCTCAACTCGCAGCGGCAAAGGAAGAATTGAAAATCGATCAATTCGGGTTCGCCGAAAATGGGGATCAAAATGTGAAAGAGTACATGGAACAATGGCTCGAAGTATTTAAAAAGCCTGCAGTGAAAATCAACACATATCTCCTTCAGGAACGAAATGTTCGCTTAAACATAATCCCGCGATGGGGCAATTATCAACTTAAAGAGATCACTCGTGTTGAAGTTCAAAAATGGGTTAACGAATTAAGGGACCACTATAGCGAAGGGACCACAAGGAGGATTGTCAGCATTTTGTCCTGCGCGATTGATAATGCAGTTCATGACTTCGGGATCCTACGCGAAAACCCGATCAAGAAAATCAAGGTAACAAAAGACGAATCCGAGGACAAGGATAAGATTAAATATTTTACCGTCAAAGAGTTAGATAAATTCCTCGCGGCATGTGTACCCATCGCAAAAAGCAAATACGGGCATATGAGAAAATATCAAGCCTTGTTCGGGTTGATCTCCAGAACCGGTTTGCGGATCGGCGAAGCTCTGGCTTTAACTTGGGATGATTTTGATTTGAAAGCCGGAACGGTATCCGTCTCGAAAACCTTGACATATCCGCTTAACTCCGATCCACGAGTGACTACTCCAAAAACGAAGAAAAGTAATCGAACAATCAAAATTGATGACGGAACTGTCGAACTGATGAAGAAACATCGCGTGAACATGGCCGAAACCATATTGATGTACCCTAACTTTAAAAAGTCTGACAGGGATCTCGTTTTTCATCAAGAAGATGGCCGGTGGCTGAGAATAAACGTAGTTCGTGAGTATATGAAGGAAGTTTGCAAGCGCGTAGGCTTGCCGTTACTCTCTCCCCATGCTCTCCGGCATTCCCACGCCGTGCATCTGTTGGAAGCTGGAGCAACGATAAAATACGTCGCGGAGCGCCTCGGTCACTCCTCAATCAAGACAACCGAAAGGTATTTACACGTGACCAAGAAAATAGAAAAAGACGCACTTGACCTGTATGCCCGTTATCTTGCGAGATAA
- the sufB gene encoding Fe-S cluster assembly protein SufB, translating into MAKEMPELEEYKYGFRDNHQSIFQSGKGLTPEIVREISKIKDEPEWMLDFRLKSLKQFEKMPLPRWGGDLDELDFDDIQYYVRPSEKQGKTWEEVPAEIKETFDKLGIPEAEQKFLAGVSAQYESEVVYHSMQKDLEEQGVIFMDTDSALREHPEIFKEHFGTVVPPADNKFAALNSAVWSGGSFIYVPKGVKCEIPLQAYFRINSENMGQFERTLIIADEDSFVHYVEGCTAPIYSTNSLHSAVVEIIVKKNARVRYTTIQNWAPNIYNLVTKRAVCEENANMEWVDGNIGSKLTMKYPAVILKGRGAKGSVLSIAVAGKGQHQDAGAKMLHLAPDTTSTIVSKSISKHGGKVTYRGIASFGRNSEGSKANVKCDTLIMDNQSTSDTIPYNEVMNDNIQLEHEATVSKVSEDQLFYLMSRGLTEDEATQMIVMGFIEPFTKELPMEYAVEMNRLIKLEMEGSIG; encoded by the coding sequence ATGGCGAAAGAAATGCCAGAACTTGAGGAATATAAATATGGCTTTCGCGATAATCACCAATCCATTTTCCAATCCGGCAAAGGATTGACTCCGGAAATCGTTCGGGAAATCTCGAAGATTAAAGATGAACCGGAATGGATGCTCGATTTCCGCTTGAAGTCGCTGAAGCAATTTGAGAAGATGCCGCTTCCCCGTTGGGGCGGCGACCTGGATGAGTTGGACTTCGACGATATTCAATATTATGTTCGTCCTTCCGAGAAGCAAGGCAAGACGTGGGAGGAAGTGCCGGCGGAGATTAAGGAGACGTTCGATAAGCTGGGAATTCCGGAAGCGGAGCAGAAGTTCCTGGCCGGCGTATCCGCGCAGTATGAATCGGAAGTCGTCTACCACAGCATGCAAAAGGATCTCGAAGAGCAAGGCGTTATCTTCATGGATACCGACTCGGCTTTGCGCGAGCATCCGGAAATTTTCAAGGAGCACTTCGGCACGGTCGTTCCTCCGGCGGACAACAAGTTCGCTGCGTTGAACAGCGCGGTATGGTCCGGTGGCAGCTTCATCTATGTACCGAAGGGAGTCAAATGCGAAATCCCGCTGCAGGCGTATTTCCGCATCAACTCTGAGAACATGGGGCAATTCGAGCGCACGCTCATCATCGCCGACGAAGACAGCTTCGTGCACTATGTAGAAGGCTGCACGGCTCCTATCTACAGCACGAACTCGCTGCATAGCGCGGTCGTTGAGATTATTGTGAAGAAGAATGCCCGCGTTCGCTATACGACGATTCAGAACTGGGCACCGAATATTTACAACCTGGTTACAAAGCGTGCGGTATGCGAAGAGAACGCGAACATGGAATGGGTGGATGGCAACATCGGCTCCAAGCTGACGATGAAGTACCCTGCCGTTATTTTGAAGGGACGCGGAGCCAAAGGCTCGGTATTGTCCATCGCGGTAGCGGGCAAAGGGCAGCACCAGGATGCAGGCGCCAAAATGCTGCATCTGGCGCCAGACACGACATCGACGATTGTATCCAAGTCGATCTCGAAGCACGGCGGCAAAGTAACGTATCGCGGCATCGCGTCCTTCGGCCGGAATTCCGAAGGCTCCAAGGCCAATGTCAAATGCGACACCCTCATCATGGATAATCAATCCACGTCCGATACGATTCCGTATAACGAAGTCATGAATGACAACATTCAATTGGAGCATGAGGCGACCGTATCCAAAGTGTCGGAGGATCAACTGTTCTATCTGATGAGCCGCGGATTGACGGAAGACGAAGCGACCCAAATGATCGTCATGGGCTTCATTGAGCCGTTCACGAAGGAATTGCCGATGGAATATGCGGTAGAGATGAACCGTCTCATTAAGTTGGAAATGGAAGGCAGTATCGGGTAA
- the sufU gene encoding Fe-S cluster assembly sulfur transfer protein SufU, with product MQLDDLYRRVIMDHYKKPRNRGTFDSDAVTIELNNPTCGDRISLQLMVEDNKVVDARFTGEGCSISMSSASMMTDAVKGRTLEEAIEMAERFSSMVKGENVTFDEYEDIEALSGVCKFPARIKCATLAWNALRKGIEEPTK from the coding sequence ATGCAATTGGATGATTTGTACCGGCGCGTCATCATGGATCATTACAAAAAGCCGCGCAACCGCGGTACGTTCGATTCCGATGCGGTAACGATCGAATTGAACAATCCGACATGCGGCGACCGTATTTCCTTGCAGCTCATGGTAGAGGATAATAAAGTCGTCGATGCCCGTTTTACCGGAGAGGGCTGCTCGATCAGCATGTCGAGCGCCTCGATGATGACCGACGCGGTCAAGGGCAGAACGTTGGAAGAAGCGATTGAGATGGCTGAACGATTCTCCTCCATGGTGAAAGGCGAGAACGTGACATTCGACGAGTATGAAGATATTGAAGCACTGTCTGGCGTATGCAAATTCCCGGCGCGGATCAAATGTGCGACGCTGGCCTGGAACGCGCTGCGCAAAGGGATTGAAGAGCCGACGAAATAA
- a CDS encoding cysteine desulfurase: MIGRELRKQFPILNQEINGHPLVYLDNAATSQKPTAVIRAIQDYYERDNANVHRGVHTLGSRATDAYEGARETVARFIHARYPEEIVFTRGTTTALNLVASSYARSVCKEGDEIVLTPMEHHSNLIPWQQVAKATGATLKYIPLQEDGTIDLADVEQTVTDRTKIVTVTYASNVLGVINPVKDIAAIAHRHGAVMVVDGAQSTPHMRIDVQDLDCDFYTLSGHKMCGPTGIGALYGKKELLNKMEPVEFGGEMIDHVDLYESTWKEIPWRFEGGTPIIAGAVGLAAAITFLEEVGMDAIAAHEHELAQYAVEQLSAIEGITIYGPKKNRIGLVTFNLDDVHPHDVATVLDAKGIAIRAGHHCCQPLMRWLKASATARASFYLYNTEEDIDRLAEALRATKEYFSDAIG; the protein is encoded by the coding sequence ATGATAGGGCGCGAGCTTCGTAAGCAGTTTCCGATACTGAATCAGGAGATTAACGGTCACCCTCTCGTCTATTTGGACAATGCGGCTACTTCGCAGAAGCCGACAGCGGTTATCCGTGCTATTCAGGATTATTACGAACGGGACAATGCGAACGTCCACCGCGGCGTGCATACGCTCGGTTCCCGGGCAACGGATGCTTATGAAGGAGCGCGCGAGACAGTAGCCCGGTTCATTCATGCCCGGTATCCGGAAGAGATTGTGTTCACCCGCGGCACGACGACGGCGTTGAATCTAGTTGCCTCTTCATATGCCCGCTCCGTGTGCAAGGAAGGCGACGAGATCGTCCTGACGCCAATGGAGCACCACAGCAATCTCATTCCGTGGCAGCAGGTTGCGAAGGCAACCGGCGCTACGTTGAAATATATTCCTCTGCAAGAGGATGGAACGATTGACCTGGCGGACGTGGAGCAGACCGTGACAGATCGGACGAAGATCGTCACGGTCACGTATGCCTCGAACGTGCTGGGCGTTATCAATCCGGTGAAGGACATCGCGGCCATCGCGCATCGTCACGGCGCCGTGATGGTGGTCGACGGGGCGCAGAGCACGCCGCATATGCGGATTGACGTTCAGGACTTGGATTGCGATTTCTACACGCTGTCCGGGCATAAAATGTGCGGTCCGACAGGGATTGGAGCATTGTACGGCAAGAAAGAGCTGCTGAACAAGATGGAACCTGTCGAGTTCGGCGGCGAAATGATTGACCATGTTGACTTGTACGAGTCGACATGGAAAGAGATTCCGTGGCGCTTCGAGGGCGGCACGCCGATCATTGCCGGAGCCGTCGGCCTGGCCGCGGCAATTACGTTCCTCGAAGAGGTCGGCATGGACGCCATTGCCGCTCATGAGCATGAGCTGGCCCAATATGCGGTCGAACAGCTCTCCGCGATTGAAGGGATTACGATTTACGGTCCGAAGAAGAACCGGATCGGTCTCGTTACCTTCAATCTGGATGATGTTCATCCGCATGATGTGGCGACCGTTCTCGATGCAAAGGGAATTGCCATTCGCGCCGGCCACCATTGCTGCCAGCCGCTGATGCGCTGGCTGAAGGCAAGCGCGACGGCGCGAGCAAGCTTCTATCTGTATAATACGGAAGAAGACATCGACCGTCTGGCAGAAGCCTTGCGGGCAACAAAGGAGTATTTCAGCGATGCAATTGGATGA